The Dehalococcoidia bacterium region CCTTTCGAGATCACGACGGTGAGCGACGCGGCCGGCAGGTTCAGCCTGTCGTTCCCGGCTCCCGAAGGCTCCCACTTTCAGCTGAGGCTGGAGAGCACGGACAGCGCTGGCCGCACCGCCGCGCTCCACGTGTACGCGGCCGCGTTCGCCTACGGCGGCTCGGACATCGGCGGCATTGCCAGCATCTCCATCGGAAGGGAATCGGAGTCCTTCGGCGGGTTCTTCGGAGTTCCGCCCCAGGCCTACGAAATCGGCCAGGAGGTCGCGGCCGTCTTCAGGCGGGGAAACACCGCACCTCCCTCCGGAGACCAGAACCGCTACCTCTTCTATGAAGGGCAGCGCGGCATCCGCCACTACCAGGTCCAGGACAACCCTGAGTACCGCATCACCTTCGGCGACCGGCACGTCCCGAGCGCGGCGATCCGGGGCGTCTACTTCAACGGCTTCACCTACGTCGAGGCCCAGTACGGCCCGACCATCGTGTTCAACCCGGCGAGCAGGGAGCTGAGCATCCAGGTACGAAGCCTGCAGGAGTCCTACGAACCAGGCACCGAAGCCTCGGTGGAGGTGCAAGTGAGGGACGCGGCGGGCAGGCCGGCTCAGGCCGAAGTCAACCTCGCGGCGGTCGACGAAGCGCTCTTCGCCGTGCGGGACTTCAACCCGTACAGCACGGACATCCTCGGGGCCCTCTATCGTCAGCTCCCGCCGGGCATCGTCCGCACCTACGCCTCGCACCAGTACCCGCCGGAGTACTTTGAGGTCGGCGGGCGAGGCGGGGACGGTGGCGTGCGCGAAGACTTCGCGGACGTTGCCTACTACGGCACCGTGCGCACGGACGCCTCGGGCCGGGCGAGAGTGTCCTTCAAGCTGCCCGACAACGTGACGTCGTGGCGGGTCACGGCTTACGGCTTCACGAAGGACCTGAAGGCCGGCAGCGGCCGTGGCTCGGTCGTCGCAACCCTCCCCTTCATCGTCGACGTGACCCTGAACGACGACTACCTGGTGGAGGACAAGCCCATCGTGCGGCTGCGTAGCTTCGGCTCGAAGCTCGAACCGGGCGCGAGAGTGCAGTACCGGCTGTCCGCTCCCTCGCTGGCGGCGGACGAGATCCTCCTCGAAGGCGGGGCCTTCGAGGAGGCGCAGGCGTCGCTCCCGCGGCTGACCCTGGGACGACACGCGATCACTGTCCGGGCCTCGGCCGGGGCCCTTGAGGACGCGGTGGTACGACAGATCGAGGTAGTGGAGGCGCGGCTCATGGCGCCGCGGGTGACGTTCTACGAGGACGTGTCGTCTGGCGCCCGCCTCCAGGGTTCCCCTACGGGCAGGACAACGGTCACCTTCATAGACGGCGGCCGGGGTCAGTTGTATCAGAGGCTGTTAGGCCTGCGCTTCGTCTACGGCGACCGCGTCGACCAGGCGCTCGCCCGCGTGGTCGCGGACCGCCTGCTCGCGGACTACTTCGGCGAGACGGCGGAGGCGCTGCCTTTCAACCCCGACGTCTACATCCGCGCCCCGAGCGGCTACGCCGGCTACACATCGCCTCGCCCGGGCGTCTTCAGCCCTACGCCGAGGCCGCCGGGAGTGTCGATACTGCCTTACTCGGATGGCGACATTGCCGTCACGGCAAGGGTGGCAGCCCTGGCGCCCGACCTCTTCGGGCGGGAGCGTCTTCGCGGCATGCTCATGGCGGTGGCTTCCGACCACCGCGAGACGCCAGAACGCGTGCTCATCGCCCTTTACGGCCTGGCCGCGCTCGGCGAGCCTGTGCTTCTGGACCTGCAGGCCCTCGAGGGCCACCCGGACCTGACCTGGCGTGGCCGCCTTTACCTGGCGCTCGGCCTGCACGCCCGTGGCGACGACGCAGGCGCACTGCGCATCTTCGAGGCGATGATGGAGGAGGCCGGGGAGGACTTGCACCCGTGGACGCGCCTGCGGGCAGGCGACGACGAGGATGACTCGATCGAGGCGACTGCGCTCGCCGCGCTGCTGGCAATCGGCCTCCGCGACTCGCGGGCCGAGAGCCTGATGCGCTACGTGCAAGAGAACTACACCCGGGACACGCTGCTCTATCTGGAAGAGTTGCAGTACCTGCAGGAGGCGCTGCCTCGCGCGCTGCCAACCGCGGTCTCCTTCCGCTATGAGGCCGGCGGGCGGGCGGAAGAAGTGGTCCTGGAGAGAGGCGCGACGAAATCGCTCTCGCTGACGGCAGAGGAACTGGCGGGCCTCGGGATCACGGTGAGGGAGGGTCGTCTCGCCGCCGTGACGCGCTACTCTGCGCCCGCCGCCGCAGGCGCGACAGCATCCCCGGACATCAGCGTGCGGCGCACGATCCTGGTCGGCGGGAGGCCGGCGGGCATCATCCCGGCGTCCGGCCTGGTGCAAGTAAAGATCGAGGTAAGCTTCGGGCCACAGGCGCCGGACGGCTGCTACCAGGTCACGGACTTCGTCCCATCGGGCTTGAAGGTGGTCACGAAATCGTCCCTGGCCCAGAGCTTCGCGCCGCCTGTGCTCCGCGGCTCAGGGCCTGTGGTAATCCCGTACCTGGCGGAACCTCAAAAGATCAGCTTCTGTGTGGGTAAAGGCGGAGGCAGCTACAGCTACTACGCCCGCCCTTCGCAGAAGGGCGAGTACGTCTGGGAGCCGGCGGCAGTGCACAACCAGAGGGCGCCGGCGGTCATCGCCTTCTCCGACGCGTCGCGGGTCGTCATCGACTGATGGCTGGCGCGGCGCCCGCCCGCGCGCTCGCCGGCGCTGCGGACAGAAGTGCCAGGAAGCGCTCCGGCGAGACCCGGGGCAGCTTCACCGGCGCTGCCGGACACGCCGGGTAGCCGGGTGCGGCGCGAGGCGGCTACTGGAACAGCTCGCCGACGGAACGGCCTGAGTGGATGCGGGCGATGGCCTCGGCAATGAGGGGCGCCACGGAGAGCACGACCAGGTTCGGCAGGCGGGCGCGCTTCTCGGCGCTGATGGGCACGGTGTCGGTCGTCACCACCTCCGCGACCTGAAGGGCGCTAAGCCTGTCGACGGCCGGGCCCGTGAGGAGGCCGTGGACGCAGCTCACGTAGATCAGGCCGGCGCCCTCTGCCCTGAGCTTGTTCACCATGGCGACGATCGTGCCACCCGACTCGATCTCGTCCTCGGCGATGAGGCAGGTGCGCCCGCGCACGTCACCGATGAGGGTGTGGATGACGAGCTCGCCAGTGTTACCCAGCCGCTCTTTGTCGCCGATAGCCAGCGGCGTGCCCAGGACGCGGGCGACGTCGCGCGCGCGCTTGGCCGAGCCCGCGTCTGTCGCAACCACCGTGAGGTCGCTGATATCCGCCCGGCGGAAGTAGCTGGTGACGAGCGCGGTCGCTGTCAGCTCATCGACGGGGACGTTGAAGAAGCCCTGTATCTGGCCGGCGTGAAGGTCCAACGTCAGGACGCGGTCGGCCCCTGCGGTCTCGATGAGGTTGGCGAGCAGCCTGGCGGTGATGGGGACGCGCGGCTGGTCCTTCTTGTCACTGCGGCCGTAGGCGTAGTAGGGGATGACAGCCGTGATCCGTCCCGCGGACGCCCGTCTGAAGGCGTCGATCATGATCAGGAGTTCCATGATGCGCGTGTTCACGGGGGAGACGAAGGGCTGGACGAGAAAGACGTCGCGGCCGCGCACGTTCTCTTCGATCTTCACGAAGACGTTCTCGTTCCCGTACTCGAAGACCTGACAGGCGCCGAGGGGCGTCTCGAGATGGCCACAGATGCTCCGCGCGAGTTCCGGGTGGGCTCTGCCGGTGAAGACTGCCAGATCGCTGTACAAGAAGAGACCTCCGGGGGCTAGAAAGGTCCCTGACGGCGGGGCTATGGGGCGTTTGACTGGTAGCGCTTGCACTATAGCACAGGGTGGCGGAGCAGCCGCGCGCAGGCCACCTGACGCCGCGGCGATGCGAGGCCGATCAGACAGCCGGCAGGCGATGGAGGTCGCGCACCGGCCCGCCGGGCAGGGCGCCCGCGGCTGGCGATACCGGTTTTACAGGGTGTTGACACTCGGCCGGCGAAGCGCCGGATATAATCGAAGTGTAGTGCGAGGCGCGTAGGTCAGGCCTCGCGACAACCA contains the following coding sequences:
- a CDS encoding ribose-phosphate pyrophosphokinase, with protein sequence MYSDLAVFTGRAHPELARSICGHLETPLGACQVFEYGNENVFVKIEENVRGRDVFLVQPFVSPVNTRIMELLIMIDAFRRASAGRITAVIPYYAYGRSDKKDQPRVPITARLLANLIETAGADRVLTLDLHAGQIQGFFNVPVDELTATALVTSYFRRADISDLTVVATDAGSAKRARDVARVLGTPLAIGDKERLGNTGELVIHTLIGDVRGRTCLIAEDEIESGGTIVAMVNKLRAEGAGLIYVSCVHGLLTGPAVDRLSALQVAEVVTTDTVPISAEKRARLPNLVVLSVAPLIAEAIARIHSGRSVGELFQ
- a CDS encoding Ig-like domain-containing protein produces the protein MLGKIRESVRGRVLLAGGAVAVVALLTAVLILAVRPDDEGAPPQRARLPSGTQAELGLALEPLQHDAEGVPVDAHFVFTSLMPMERDSVAKSIRVTPEAHLEIAASSPYEFHLVPREALQPGAVYRFTFAPPGARVPLASWAFQVKSPLRVVQTLPSHEANNVPIDSGIEITFSHDNLVDPQSFVEITPLPEGHFELRKRTLVFVPRQLQPETLYTVRVRPGIKVANSDLSLADDLTFQFETGSGSRASGPVPGPYFAFMHKIGEWGTRDAPIITIQTSDTSIREVAMEVFAYPSLDAFVKDIEAREQVPYWAQYTRNKTTVDTGRLALVSSFTAAVEGSRRPDFGVPLTRLFVRMPDALSPGYYLLQTMHANAPVQAFLQITDLGTYLAVSESSTLVWVNDVSTGQPVSGAAVRLSGGEVLGRTDGQGVSQFATPSSLLSSTTAIYNQRTTVALSYFTVTDAAGRAAVVPLSPVLPVAMSGRCGAFTDYAFYSGSSDYWSFLVADRPLYKPDDVVRFWGVAIPRDSRAAGGELVAELTGRAYEAYEEAQTGPKVTLQSTDWGTFTGEYSLSGVEPGYYTLSVRDSKGLVSSASFQVANYVKPAYQLSVRPARPAYFSGEQVDVSISAAFFDGTPLPGLDLQINSGRGGSTLTTGPDGRASLTFTAAASDSGASLTSISVSPAGPEQGEVTTDAYVAVFPAAVQLEAGAKYESGTVFVDGRVMNVDPSRFENIGDVYGYGNFRPGKQPAHLTGPAAGQAVRMVVTPRFYEAVEVGERYDFVNKVSRKVYRYQERDGTPFEITTVSDAAGRFSLSFPAPEGSHFQLRLESTDSAGRTAALHVYAAAFAYGGSDIGGIASISIGRESESFGGFFGVPPQAYEIGQEVAAVFRRGNTAPPSGDQNRYLFYEGQRGIRHYQVQDNPEYRITFGDRHVPSAAIRGVYFNGFTYVEAQYGPTIVFNPASRELSIQVRSLQESYEPGTEASVEVQVRDAAGRPAQAEVNLAAVDEALFAVRDFNPYSTDILGALYRQLPPGIVRTYASHQYPPEYFEVGGRGGDGGVREDFADVAYYGTVRTDASGRARVSFKLPDNVTSWRVTAYGFTKDLKAGSGRGSVVATLPFIVDVTLNDDYLVEDKPIVRLRSFGSKLEPGARVQYRLSAPSLAADEILLEGGAFEEAQASLPRLTLGRHAITVRASAGALEDAVVRQIEVVEARLMAPRVTFYEDVSSGARLQGSPTGRTTVTFIDGGRGQLYQRLLGLRFVYGDRVDQALARVVADRLLADYFGETAEALPFNPDVYIRAPSGYAGYTSPRPGVFSPTPRPPGVSILPYSDGDIAVTARVAALAPDLFGRERLRGMLMAVASDHRETPERVLIALYGLAALGEPVLLDLQALEGHPDLTWRGRLYLALGLHARGDDAGALRIFEAMMEEAGEDLHPWTRLRAGDDEDDSIEATALAALLAIGLRDSRAESLMRYVQENYTRDTLLYLEELQYLQEALPRALPTAVSFRYEAGGRAEEVVLERGATKSLSLTAEELAGLGITVREGRLAAVTRYSAPAAAGATASPDISVRRTILVGGRPAGIIPASGLVQVKIEVSFGPQAPDGCYQVTDFVPSGLKVVTKSSLAQSFAPPVLRGSGPVVIPYLAEPQKISFCVGKGGGSYSYYARPSQKGEYVWEPAAVHNQRAPAVIAFSDASRVVID